The Vicia villosa cultivar HV-30 ecotype Madison, WI linkage group LG1, Vvil1.0, whole genome shotgun sequence genome includes a region encoding these proteins:
- the LOC131602436 gene encoding uncharacterized protein LOC131602436, translating to MASINSEKLFFLPFNTGNGGHWLLVAINPIREVVYFLDSLHNPVSTYEAVKELVDTVIQVFRAQRGSQVPKSKVNNITWIRVECPGQRNEVDCGFYMLQFMKEILLSNQIEIPSKYFDDFKCATYSRSKLEELKEEWCQFMIELKVV from the exons ATGGCTAGCATAAATTCAGAAAAGTTGTTCTTTTTACCGTTTAATACCGGCAACGG TGGACATTGGTTGTTGGTCGCGATTAATCCTATCagagaagttgtatattttctgGATTCCTTACACAATCCAGTTAGTACATACGAAGCTGTGAAGGAGTTGgttgatac CGTTATACAAGTTTTTCGAGCACAAAGAGGAAGTCAAGTACCAAAGAGTAAAGTTAACAACATCACATGGATTCGAGTGGag TGTCCTGGGCAGCGTAATGAAGTAGATTGCGGTTTTTACATGTTgcagtttatgaaagaaattcttCTTTCGAATCAAATAGAGATTCCATCCAAG tactttgatgacttcaaGTGTGCTACTTACTCAAGATCTAAGTTGGAGGAACTTAAGGAGGAATGGTGTCAATTCATGATTGAGTTGAAAGTTGTATAG
- the LOC131602442 gene encoding uncharacterized protein LOC131602442, with protein MANSRSLMQLLRLLDDGGDDTDTYTDTDDEPAETQPQHSPNSDVATTTQRQAKPQNKSPASFNNKGTQNMTGLINNTGYTKGNGNGAIIFGGFDSSNKRYNR; from the coding sequence ATGGCAAATTCTAGATCTCTTATGCAGTTGCTTCGTCTTTTAGATGACGGTGGCGATGACACCGACACGTACACTGACACGGACGATGAGCCGGCGGAGACACAACCCCAACACTCACCCAACTCCGATGTCGCTACTACTACTCAGCGACAAGCCAAGCCACAGAACAAGTCTCCGGCCTCGTTTAACAACAAAGGCACACAGAACATGACAGGTCTGATAAACAACACTGGTTACACCAAAGGCAATGGTAATGGAGCCATCATCTTTGGAGGCTTTGATTCTTCCAATAAGCGATATAATCGCTAA
- the LOC131631033 gene encoding uncharacterized protein LOC131631033, whose amino-acid sequence MSSKKEEKAQVAADRIKAAALTAAKGLSRAQAERAATAAARNVNAYGQKEEGPSRWQEKREAKRQMYLMSTEKAVKLGERKELKPTMSTIGGNAQCQKCYSNKHWTYECKGERVYISRPSRTQQLKNPKLRVKVSEVTMESDLGYNNRNDPKEENVKVSSKKTKRKHRSAPSSDSEDSVFETDSGSGSSSVTGSDYSSESSSGSSSSSDSEEERRRRKRKSLKKKQAEKKSKGKSRRYSTSSESSDSDSGSDSDSDDKRSKRKKRHSRRR is encoded by the coding sequence ATGTCAAGTAAGAAGGAAGAAAAGGCTCAGGTTGCAGCTGATAGAATCAAGGCTGCTGCATTGACTGCTGCCAAAGGGCTTAGTCGAGCTCAAGCAGAACGGGCAGCAACTGCGGCTGCTCGAAATGTTAATGCTTATGGTCAGAAGGAAGAAGGGCCGAGCAGATGGCAAGAGAAAAGGGAAGCGAAGAGACAGATGTATTTGATGAGTACTGAGAAAGCTGTTAAATTGGGTGAAAGGAAGGAGCTTAAGCCGACTATGTCGACGATCGGTGGGAATGCGCAGTGTCAAAAGTGTTACAGCAATAAACACTGGACGTATGAGTGCAAGGGTGAGCGGGTTTACATTTCGCGGCCTTCTCGGACCCAGCAACTTAAAAACCCTAAGTTGAGGGTGAAAGTGTCCGAAGTGACAATGGAAAGTGATTTGGGTTATAATAATCGGAATGATCCTAAGGAGGAAAATGTTAAAGTGAGTTCCAAAAAGACCAAGAGGAAGCATCGGTCTGCTCCTAGTAGTGATAGCGAGGATTCGGTGTTTGAGACTGATAGTGGCAGTGGATCATCGTCTGTTACAGGGTCGGATTATTCTTCTGAGAGTAGTTCGGGTTCTAGTTCATCATCAGATTCGGAGGAAGAAAGGAGACGGAGGAAGAGGAAGAGTCTGAAGAAGAAGCAGGCTGAGAAGAAGAGCAAAGGGAAAAGCAGGAGGTACAGTACATCATCTGAATCGTCTGATTCAGATTCTGGTTCAGACTCTGATTCCGATGATAAAAGAAGCAAGAGGAAGAAGAGGCACAGTCGAAGACGTTGA